The Sphingomonas naphthae nucleotide sequence GAAATCCGCCGTTATCGTGTGCCCGGCGCCGGGCCGGACGCGCTTGAGCGCATCGGCGAACTTGCCGTGGCGAAAGGCGTTCAGGAACAGGTCGCCGATCTGGAACTTGATCGTGATGGTGGGCTTCACCCGCGCCAGCCGGGCGAGCTGCGCCGGATTGTCGGCCAGCTCGATCTCCAGCGCGCGATAGGCCACGGCCGTGGCGGCGCGGGCGCGGGCCGCGTCCTGCAACAGCACCGGCAACGGCCGCACCAGATAGCCGCGCATGGCGCTTTCATATTGCACCACGTTCGACTGGAGCTGGACGATCGCGACCTGGGTGCGGATCGAGTGGGCGACCCAGCGATTGGTGGACCGGTCGACACTGGTCAACCCGATCGCCGCCGCCACCGCGAGCAGCGCCACGACCAGACCGAGCAGGGGCAGGAGCGGCAATCGGCTGAGGGTGAAAGCGCGCGCCATGTGATCCTACCGTAGAAGCCTGACCGTCTCGGCTACAAGATAGAGCATATCCGTTTCGGTTCGGATATGGCCGGGGTGGCAGCGGGTGCCTGCCGGAATCCTCGCCCGCAGGGCAAGGGTGACCAACATGGCTGGTGGAGAGGGCGGAGCCGGAATGTCTGCGGCACACGCTCTCCCCCGAAGCGAGAGCCTTACAGGGTGTTTTGCTGGTGGGCGAAGCGGGACAAGCGAAGACGATCGCATGACGGGCTGGACCTACCATGGCGGGCGGATCGAGGCGGCGGTGCGCGCCTTTGGGGGCGCGCGCGAGGCGTGGCTCGATCTGTCGACCGGCATCAATCCCAACGGCTGGCCGGGCGCCGACAGCGTCTCCATCGACTGGCGCGCCCTGCCCGACGAGGGTGCGCTGATAGTGCTGGAGGCAGCTGCGGCGGAGATGTTCGGCGTCGATCCGCGCTTCGTCTGCGCGCTGCCGGGGAGCGAGATCGGGCTGCGGCTGCTCGGCGACATTCTCCCCGGCGAAGCGGCGCATGTCGCGCCGAGCTATCGCACGCATGCCGAGATCGTGGCCGGGTCGCACGCCATCGCGGTGGAGGAAATCCCCGCGCGGATCGCGGCGGGGCGGACGGTGATCCTCGCCAATCCCAACAATCCCGACGGGCGGCTGATCGCACCGGCCGACCTGCCCGAAGGGCCGGGCTGGCTGGTGGTGGACGAGGCGTTCGCCGACTCGCGGCCGGAGGCGAGCATCGCGGCGTCGGTCGGCACGGGCGCGCGGCGGATCGTGTTCCGCTCGTTCGGGAAATTCTTCGGGCTGGCGGGCGCGCGGCTGGGGTTCGTGATCGCGCCGCCCGCGATCCTCGCCGGCTTTCGCCAGCGCCTGGGGAGCTGGCCGATATCGGCGGCGGCGCTGGCGATCGGGACGGCGGCCTATCGCGATACGGACTGGATCGCGGCGACACGGCGCGCGCTGCCGGGGCAGGCGGCGGCGCTGGATGCGGTGCTGGCGCGGCACGGGCTGATCGCGCGGGGGGAATGCCTGCTGTTCCGGCTGGTCGAGACCGAGGATGCCGCGGCGCTGTTCGAGCGGCTGGCGCGGCAGGCGATCCTGACCCGGCCGTTCGATTATGCGCCCCGCTGGCTGCGGATCGGCTTGCCGGGGGATGCGGCGGGGCTGGATCGGCTGGATCGCGCGCTTGGCTGAGCCGGTCGCCTTGCTGGCGCTGGTGGTGGAGGCGGCGGTCGGCTGGCCGGGCTGGCTCTATCGCGCGGTGGGGCATCCGGTGGGGCTGTTCGCCTGGGTGATCGAGCGGTGCGAGGCGCGATGGAACCGGCCATTGCCCCACACGCCACCGTTCGTGCCGAGCGAAGTCGAGGTACGGAGGCAAGCGGGACCACTTGGAGCACTTCCCTCGACTTCGCTCGGGACGAACGGTGAAGGGGGGAAGCGGCTACGGGGTGTCCTGCTCGTCCTGCTCCTCCTCGCGCTGACCATCGGTGGCGGTCTGCTCCTCCAGTTCCTCGCCTATCGCCTGCTTGGCCCCTTCGGCTGGATCGCCGTCGCCCTGCTCGCCGTGCCCGGCCTCGCGCAGCGGAGCCTCGACGATCATGTCCGCCCCGTCGCCGCCGCGCTCTCGGCGGGCGATCTGGCGCGTGCCCGGCAGGCGGTGGGGATGATCGTCGGCCGCGACACCGCCGTGCTCGACGAGGCCGGCGTCGCCCGCGCCGCGATCGAAAGCCTCGCCGAGAGTTTCTGCGACGGGGTGGTGGCGCCGGCCTTCTGGCTGATCGTCGGCGGGCTGCCCGGCCTGTGGGCCTATAAGGCGATCAACACCGCCGATAGCCTGATCGGCCACAAGGAAGCCCGCTGGCGCGCCTTCGGCTGGGCGGCGGCGCGGACGGACGATCTGCTGAACCTGATCCCCGCGCGGCTGTCGGGCGCGCTGATCTGTCTCGGCGCGATGCGCGGGTGGCGGACGATGCTGCGCGACGCGGGCAACCACGCCTCGCCCAACGCCGGCTGGCCGGAGGCGGCGATGGCGGGGGCGCTCGGGCGGCGGCTGGCGGGGC carries:
- a CDS encoding threonine-phosphate decarboxylase — protein: MTGWTYHGGRIEAAVRAFGGAREAWLDLSTGINPNGWPGADSVSIDWRALPDEGALIVLEAAAAEMFGVDPRFVCALPGSEIGLRLLGDILPGEAAHVAPSYRTHAEIVAGSHAIAVEEIPARIAAGRTVILANPNNPDGRLIAPADLPEGPGWLVVDEAFADSRPEASIAASVGTGARRIVFRSFGKFFGLAGARLGFVIAPPAILAGFRQRLGSWPISAAALAIGTAAYRDTDWIAATRRALPGQAAALDAVLARHGLIARGECLLFRLVETEDAAALFERLARQAILTRPFDYAPRWLRIGLPGDAAGLDRLDRALG
- the cbiB gene encoding adenosylcobinamide-phosphate synthase CbiB, with translation MAEPVALLALVVEAAVGWPGWLYRAVGHPVGLFAWVIERCEARWNRPLPHTPPFVPSEVEVRRQAGPLGALPSTSLGTNGEGGKRLRGVLLVLLLLALTIGGGLLLQFLAYRLLGPFGWIAVALLAVPGLAQRSLDDHVRPVAAALSAGDLARARQAVGMIVGRDTAVLDEAGVARAAIESLAESFCDGVVAPAFWLIVGGLPGLWAYKAINTADSLIGHKEARWRAFGWAAARTDDLLNLIPARLSGALICLGAMRGWRTMLRDAGNHASPNAGWPEAAMAGALGRRLAGPVAYDGAVLDKPWIGDGPVEASARDIRRALGFYRRACGLLWVAAAMALIF